A region from the Prevotella melaninogenica genome encodes:
- a CDS encoding BACON domain-containing protein — protein sequence MELKKTLYSLMLGGILLCLFSCAKEDEFEMPTLVLSENSITFDKGVSERNISVTTNQASWIASSPQEGDWLSLVQDGNVLKVKSTENKMGSERTSYVLVNANGASGKIAVTQSAADVTLDVAPDAIYLPQTGGEKTVDITTNSSVYDVTTSEEVSWLKIVKGEEEIKLIAERNDTYQKREVKLYAKSGSVIREIVVSQSGIQRYILPIYPGVPQDEHKIMDFELGRGSFLREYQTAMPAYGLEETYTFITPSPIFTLIQYCSSDGVTPSQIISIGDGRKAVDAVKDKAFDKFLTDNGYVRSNSQSDREYTNDKELLSLKVYISEKENNEGVNLTFTPIMKQIGEYKTFSKLPYYPLTLLQKDNVKLAQVEDYEQKAGSTEEERSTNEYKTSEISQIQYKLKASTDPTAAYGRIHIFYTTDKNGDAPDNLGSVQIGALLFKETSLGVWKYGNKWVATKEIKKLLGEEGFSFLRTSGNNHFFVRESDHLVIDITCVLDNNTPVLALLYSFDPSVSSAGSKAVKAQAKMIKNFSAAKKALK from the coding sequence ATGGAATTAAAAAAGACACTCTACTCCCTAATGTTAGGTGGAATTCTTCTTTGCCTTTTCTCATGTGCAAAGGAAGACGAGTTTGAAATGCCTACATTGGTTCTTTCGGAAAACAGTATTACGTTTGACAAAGGCGTAAGCGAAAGAAACATTAGCGTTACAACAAATCAAGCAAGCTGGATTGCATCGTCTCCACAGGAAGGCGACTGGCTCTCGTTGGTTCAGGACGGCAACGTACTGAAGGTGAAGTCAACAGAAAACAAGATGGGAAGCGAGCGTACAAGCTACGTTCTCGTCAATGCCAATGGTGCATCAGGTAAAATAGCTGTGACGCAGAGCGCTGCTGACGTGACGCTCGACGTAGCACCAGATGCTATCTACCTCCCCCAGACAGGTGGTGAAAAGACGGTTGACATCACAACCAATTCGTCTGTTTATGACGTGACAACCAGTGAGGAAGTTAGTTGGTTGAAAATTGTCAAGGGCGAAGAGGAAATCAAACTGATTGCTGAACGCAACGACACTTATCAGAAGCGTGAGGTGAAGCTGTACGCAAAGAGTGGTAGCGTCATCCGTGAGATTGTTGTTTCTCAGTCGGGCATACAACGTTACATCCTCCCTATCTATCCAGGTGTACCACAGGATGAGCACAAGATTATGGACTTTGAGTTAGGTCGTGGTAGCTTCCTACGCGAGTATCAGACTGCTATGCCAGCCTACGGGCTTGAAGAGACCTACACCTTTATTACTCCTTCGCCCATCTTCACTTTGATACAGTATTGCAGCTCTGATGGCGTTACTCCATCACAGATTATCTCTATTGGCGATGGCAGAAAAGCCGTTGACGCAGTAAAAGACAAGGCTTTCGATAAGTTCTTAACAGACAATGGCTATGTACGTAGCAATTCTCAGTCTGACAGAGAATATACCAACGACAAGGAGCTGCTTTCTTTGAAGGTTTATATATCTGAGAAAGAGAATAATGAGGGCGTTAACCTTACTTTCACTCCTATTATGAAACAGATTGGTGAATACAAGACTTTCAGCAAGTTACCATACTATCCACTCACACTTTTGCAGAAAGACAACGTGAAATTGGCACAGGTAGAGGATTACGAGCAGAAGGCTGGTAGCACTGAAGAGGAGCGTAGCACCAACGAATATAAGACCTCAGAGATTTCGCAGATTCAGTACAAGCTGAAGGCAAGCACCGACCCTACTGCAGCCTACGGACGCATCCACATTTTCTACACAACCGATAAGAATGGTGATGCACCTGATAATCTTGGTAGTGTTCAGATCGGCGCATTGCTCTTCAAAGAAACAAGTCTCGGCGTATGGAAGTATGGTAATAAATGGGTTGCAACAAAGGAAATCAAGAAGTTACTCGGCGAAGAGGGCTTCTCATTCCTTCGCACATCAGGTAACAACCACTTCTTTGTACGTGAAAGCGACCATTTGGTTATTGATATCACCTGCGTATTAGATAACAACACACCTGTTCTCGCATTGCTTTACAGCTTCGACCCATCGGTATCAAGTGCTGGTAGTAAAGCCGTAAAGGCACAGGCAAAGATGATTAAAAACTTCTCTGCTGCGAAGAAGGCTTTGAAGTAA
- a CDS encoding Mrp/NBP35 family ATP-binding protein, with product MTLYPKLITDALEKVIYPGTKKNIIESEMLADTPSINGNKVSFTLIFPRETDPFLKSTIKAAEAQIHYSVGKEVEVTITTEFKNAPRPEVSKLLPQVKNIIAVSSGKGGVGKSTVSANLAIALARLGYKVGLLDTDIFGPSMPKMFGVEDARPYGVEKDGRQLIEPVEKYGVKLLSIGFFVNPDTATLWRGGMATSALKQLIADADWGELDYFILDTPPGTSDIHLTLMQTLAITGAVIVSTPQKVALADARKGIDMYRNDKVNIPILGLVENMAWFTPAELPENKYYIFGKDGCKNLAKELDCPLLAQIPIVQSICENGDNGTPAATQVDTITGQAFLSLAQSVVTVVNRRNKEQAPTKIVDVKNG from the coding sequence ATGACATTATATCCAAAACTCATTACAGATGCACTGGAGAAAGTAATTTATCCAGGAACAAAAAAGAACATTATAGAAAGTGAGATGCTGGCTGATACACCCAGTATCAATGGGAATAAAGTAAGTTTTACGCTTATCTTCCCACGTGAGACCGACCCTTTTCTCAAGTCTACCATTAAGGCAGCTGAGGCGCAAATCCATTATTCGGTTGGTAAGGAGGTTGAAGTAACTATTACTACAGAATTTAAGAATGCACCACGTCCAGAGGTTAGTAAGTTGTTGCCTCAGGTGAAGAATATCATTGCTGTTAGCTCTGGAAAGGGTGGAGTAGGGAAGAGTACTGTTTCAGCTAACCTTGCCATAGCTTTAGCACGCCTTGGCTATAAGGTTGGTTTGCTTGATACAGATATCTTTGGTCCAAGTATGCCAAAGATGTTTGGCGTTGAAGATGCACGTCCATACGGAGTCGAAAAAGATGGACGACAGCTCATTGAACCAGTAGAGAAGTATGGTGTGAAGCTGCTTTCTATCGGTTTCTTTGTTAATCCAGACACGGCGACGCTTTGGCGTGGTGGTATGGCGACTTCAGCTCTTAAGCAACTCATTGCTGATGCAGATTGGGGCGAACTTGATTACTTCATCCTTGATACGCCTCCCGGCACCAGCGATATCCATCTGACACTCATGCAGACGCTTGCTATCACAGGTGCAGTGATTGTCTCTACACCACAGAAAGTAGCTTTGGCTGATGCACGTAAAGGTATTGACATGTATCGCAATGACAAGGTGAATATTCCAATCCTCGGCTTGGTAGAAAATATGGCTTGGTTCACGCCAGCTGAACTCCCAGAGAACAAATACTATATCTTTGGAAAAGACGGCTGCAAGAACTTAGCGAAAGAGCTTGATTGTCCATTGCTCGCCCAGATTCCAATTGTACAGAGCATTTGTGAGAATGGTGATAATGGTACACCAGCAGCAACTCAGGTTGATACGATTACAGGTCAGGCTTTCCTCAGTCTTGCGCAGAGTGTGGTTACAGTGGTCAATCGTCGTAATAAGGAGCAGGCTCCGACAAAGATAGTCGATGTAAAGAACGGATAA
- a CDS encoding pyridoxamine 5'-phosphate oxidase family protein, protein MKYVNDRIRRQDRLMDEERSIELLREGEYGVLSMVSEGMGYGIPVNFVWDGNNSIYIHCAPEGRKLVAIEKNPKVSLCIIGKVNLLPRNFTTEYESAIFFGEAHIHLSDEEKMHALHLLIDKLSADFKELGDKYAHKSFHRVEIIRVDFTEFSGKRKKVLG, encoded by the coding sequence ATGAAATATGTTAATGATCGCATACGCAGACAAGACCGGTTAATGGACGAAGAACGTTCTATTGAACTATTGCGTGAAGGTGAATATGGTGTCTTGAGTATGGTTTCTGAAGGTATGGGATATGGTATTCCTGTAAACTTTGTTTGGGATGGTAACAATAGTATATATATTCATTGTGCACCTGAGGGACGTAAGTTAGTAGCCATTGAAAAGAACCCAAAAGTTTCGCTTTGCATCATCGGTAAAGTAAACTTATTACCTCGCAACTTCACAACAGAATATGAAAGTGCTATTTTTTTCGGTGAGGCACATATACATCTCTCTGATGAAGAGAAAATGCACGCATTGCATTTATTGATTGATAAGCTATCTGCTGATTTTAAAGAACTTGGTGATAAATATGCACACAAAAGTTTTCATCGGGTTGAGATAATTCGTGTTGATTTCACAGAATTCAGTGGAAAACGTAAGAAAGTGCTTGGATAA
- a CDS encoding NAD(P)/FAD-dependent oxidoreductase: MDIAIIGGGAAGFMTAITARRINPSCKVTIFERAQKVLAKVEITGGGRCNVTNSFAAIKDMKQAYPRGHKLMKRLMKTFSHEDAYKWFEKHGVPLITQEDECVFPKAQDSHAIIDCLVRQAKELNVTICCQHRLTGIHRTEDGRLKLDFENDTHRIFHRTIITTGGSPNGRGLQYLACLGHEIEAPVPSLFTFNIKDRAFCNLMGTVVDPVVTTIPGTKLRAQGPLLVTHWGVSGPAILKLSSYAARILANNNYKVPLAINWTGERTRQEVEENILKLQAANPRKQISTIHPFGLPSRLWLYILNKLGLDAMKPWAEVGRKTLNRMIETLVNDQYAITGKGIFREEFVTCGGVSLNSINPKTLESKVCPNLFFAGEVLDIDAITGGFNLQAAWTTGVVAGQNASKMSNQKSYVHTEHTHAMLL, translated from the coding sequence ATGGATATAGCAATCATTGGCGGAGGAGCTGCAGGATTCATGACAGCTATCACAGCTCGAAGAATAAACCCTTCATGTAAGGTAACTATCTTTGAACGTGCGCAGAAAGTGTTAGCAAAGGTTGAAATAACTGGGGGCGGGCGTTGTAATGTGACAAACAGTTTTGCAGCTATCAAAGACATGAAGCAGGCTTATCCACGTGGGCATAAACTGATGAAACGATTAATGAAAACGTTTAGTCATGAAGATGCCTACAAATGGTTTGAAAAACATGGAGTTCCTTTGATTACACAAGAAGACGAATGTGTATTCCCAAAGGCACAGGATTCACATGCTATTATTGATTGTCTGGTTCGCCAAGCCAAAGAACTGAATGTGACTATATGTTGTCAACATCGACTAACAGGTATACATCGCACAGAAGATGGGAGACTAAAACTGGACTTTGAAAATGATACACATCGCATCTTCCATCGTACTATCATAACAACTGGCGGCTCACCCAATGGGCGTGGATTACAATATCTCGCCTGCCTTGGACATGAGATTGAAGCACCTGTACCTTCGCTTTTTACCTTTAACATAAAGGACCGTGCTTTCTGCAATCTTATGGGAACGGTTGTTGACCCTGTTGTAACAACAATTCCAGGAACAAAGTTACGTGCACAAGGACCTTTACTTGTGACACATTGGGGCGTGAGCGGTCCTGCAATCCTGAAGCTATCATCATACGCAGCACGAATACTTGCAAACAACAATTATAAGGTCCCACTTGCCATCAACTGGACTGGTGAACGAACACGACAAGAAGTAGAAGAAAACATTCTTAAATTGCAAGCAGCAAATCCACGTAAACAAATCTCTACTATACATCCATTTGGACTACCAAGTCGCCTTTGGCTATACATACTTAACAAACTGGGCTTAGATGCAATGAAACCATGGGCTGAGGTTGGACGTAAAACATTGAACCGTATGATTGAAACATTGGTCAATGATCAATACGCCATTACTGGCAAAGGTATCTTCCGCGAAGAGTTTGTTACTTGTGGCGGGGTGAGTTTAAACTCTATAAATCCTAAAACGCTCGAAAGTAAAGTTTGCCCAAATCTTTTCTTTGCAGGAGAAGTATTAGACATCGATGCTATTACAGGTGGCTTTAATCTTCAAGCAGCATGGACAACAGGTGTTGTGGCAGGACAAAACGCAAGTAAAATGTCCAACCAAAAATCATACGTTCATACAGAACACACTCATGCAATGCTATTATAG
- a CDS encoding site-specific integrase encodes MRTNFKVSFYLRSNYENKEGKSPVMLRVFLNGEMANFGSTKIFVDKTMWNNATSRLKGRTAESLSVNAALDSISTTLNGIYRKFEDDESLSLEKIRSFFIGKDREYTTFLPVFDKFNEDIKQRVGHTISKDSLQKYSVLRRHFSEFLIHKYGRKDIGLTEFTPSVVQDFELYLSTVAGCAYNTSVKKMKALKTVTIYAQKRGYLLHDPFLNHRFHLEPVNRGFLTDEEIMKIANKDFGIQRLELVRDVFIFSCFTGLAYIDVSNLTPDNIVTLDDKQWIMTKRQKTSVETNVLLLDIPKRIIAKYSGKTYRDGKLFPILTNQKTNAYLKEIADLCGVKKNLTFHLARHTFATMSLSKGVPMESVSKMLGHTNIKTTQIYARITNKKIEHDMEQLADKLGKFNKAMGIR; translated from the coding sequence ATGAGAACAAATTTCAAGGTATCCTTCTACCTACGCTCAAACTATGAGAACAAAGAAGGAAAGTCGCCTGTAATGCTCCGTGTATTCCTTAACGGAGAAATGGCAAATTTTGGCTCTACGAAAATTTTCGTGGATAAGACAATGTGGAATAATGCCACAAGCCGGCTTAAAGGTAGGACGGCAGAAAGTTTGTCCGTCAATGCCGCATTGGACTCTATTTCCACTACATTGAATGGAATTTACCGCAAGTTTGAGGATGACGAGTCCCTGTCATTGGAGAAAATCCGTTCTTTCTTTATAGGAAAAGACAGGGAGTACACAACTTTCCTCCCGGTATTCGACAAGTTCAACGAAGACATCAAGCAGCGTGTCGGACACACCATCAGCAAAGACAGTCTGCAAAAGTACAGTGTTTTGAGAAGACATTTCTCAGAGTTCCTTATCCATAAATATGGAAGAAAGGATATAGGACTGACAGAATTCACACCATCCGTGGTACAAGACTTTGAGTTATATCTGAGTACTGTGGCAGGCTGCGCTTACAATACGTCGGTCAAGAAAATGAAGGCTCTCAAAACCGTAACCATATATGCACAAAAGCGTGGCTATCTCCTTCACGACCCCTTTCTCAATCATCGTTTCCACTTGGAGCCGGTAAACCGTGGTTTCCTCACGGACGAAGAAATCATGAAGATAGCCAACAAGGATTTCGGCATCCAGCGTTTGGAACTGGTAAGGGACGTTTTCATCTTCTCTTGCTTTACAGGGCTGGCATACATTGACGTGTCCAATCTCACACCGGACAACATCGTCACGCTCGATGACAAGCAGTGGATTATGACCAAAAGACAGAAAACAAGCGTGGAAACAAATGTCCTACTTCTCGATATTCCGAAGCGCATCATTGCAAAGTATAGTGGAAAGACCTATCGGGACGGCAAACTATTCCCCATACTGACGAATCAGAAGACTAATGCGTATTTGAAAGAAATAGCCGACCTTTGCGGTGTCAAGAAGAACCTGACCTTTCACCTTGCCCGGCATACATTTGCCACCATGTCTTTGAGTAAGGGCGTTCCGATGGAAAGTGTGTCGAAGATGCTGGGACATACCAACATAAAGACCACACAGATTTATGCTCGCATCACCAACAAGAAGATTGAGCATGACATGGAACAGCTTGCCGACAAACTCGGTAAGTTCAACAAGGCAATGGGAATCCGATAA
- a CDS encoding DUF1896 domain-containing protein: protein MTTKKELSYFRLKLENYLSEHFPEMLSDKPFITARADEALTTYCDAVAQGFSHPEAESMASEVLYRGLHFSKYDTLVSVLENEFEKELPSPLPERLSPILLKNKAVQSVFDKYELTDDFGASPEYEKLYTELTGTIVLLIEVNGLPTIGGENMT from the coding sequence ATGACAACTAAGAAAGAACTATCCTACTTCCGTCTGAAGTTAGAGAACTACCTCAGTGAGCATTTCCCCGAAATGCTGAGTGACAAACCATTCATAACGGCAAGAGCCGACGAAGCTCTTACCACCTACTGCGATGCAGTGGCACAAGGCTTCTCGCATCCCGAAGCTGAGAGTATGGCAAGCGAAGTGTTGTATAGAGGACTGCATTTCTCAAAGTACGACACGCTTGTATCTGTCTTGGAGAATGAGTTTGAGAAAGAACTGCCCTCCCCACTCCCCGAAAGACTATCCCCGATACTCCTGAAGAACAAGGCTGTGCAAAGCGTTTTCGACAAGTATGAACTCACGGACGATTTTGGCGCAAGTCCTGAGTATGAGAAACTCTACACCGAACTGACAGGAACAATCGTTCTGCTCATTGAGGTCAATGGTCTGCCAACGATAGGCGGTGAGAACATGACTTGA
- a CDS encoding PcfK-like family protein — MKGTEHFTRTIAEYLNQRAMTDPLFAPNLLKPNKNIEECITYILNEVQKSGCNGFDDDEIFSMAVHYYDEDDIEVGKAVSCQVAVNHIVELTEEEKAEARQEAIKQYQREELAKIQSRNTRVKKTENAATQVQPSLFDF, encoded by the coding sequence ATGAAAGGAACAGAACATTTCACACGGACAATAGCCGAGTATCTTAATCAGCGTGCTATGACAGACCCATTATTTGCCCCTAACTTGTTGAAGCCAAACAAGAATATCGAGGAGTGCATCACCTACATTCTTAATGAAGTGCAGAAAAGCGGTTGCAATGGCTTTGATGATGATGAAATTTTCTCTATGGCTGTTCACTACTACGATGAGGACGATATAGAAGTGGGTAAGGCTGTTTCTTGCCAAGTAGCCGTCAATCACATTGTGGAACTCACAGAGGAAGAAAAAGCCGAAGCAAGGCAGGAAGCCATTAAACAATATCAGCGTGAGGAACTTGCCAAGATACAGAGCCGTAACACACGAGTGAAGAAGACCGAGAATGCAGCAACCCAAGTACAACCATCCCTATTCGATTTTTAA
- a CDS encoding PcfJ domain-containing protein — protein sequence MKPRNKFEKAVLAESRHLRPITKTQTKWAFRKCIDHLAYRLPKGRTTCMDCGYSWIMDKHRETCTCPHCRAKLQVKETFERKLQQKRYFTTLTACGEYQVLRMFLLVVGMEKGSKAQYHALEIGQYWWNAKGRQAIVAIPRTLGRYVDTFSYYTPMAIRNDNEAYRYAAYSQIYPKFKVTDTLRRNGFEDDFHDIAPTIFIPALLSDSRAETLMKAGRMGHLRYFLNNNSTFDACWQSYKVATRNGYEIEDISLWCDYVDMLRRLNKDIHSPKYVCPTDLHREHDLRQSELRRQREKEEKAAKRKKAMEEEKRFHELKSKFFGICFTDGTIQVHVLESVQEHLEEGVSMHHCVFDNAYYLKENSLILSATIEGRRIETIEVNLDTLKVVQSRGVCNKNTEYHEQIVNLVNANRELISRRMKATA from the coding sequence ATGAAACCGAGAAACAAGTTTGAGAAGGCGGTCCTTGCCGAGAGCAGGCACCTTCGCCCGATAACCAAGACACAGACAAAGTGGGCATTCCGTAAGTGCATAGACCATTTAGCCTACCGCCTGCCAAAAGGTCGCACCACTTGTATGGATTGTGGGTATAGTTGGATAATGGACAAACATAGAGAAACTTGCACTTGCCCTCATTGCAGGGCAAAGTTGCAGGTCAAGGAAACCTTTGAGCGTAAATTGCAGCAGAAGCGGTATTTCACCACGCTAACCGCTTGTGGAGAGTATCAAGTATTGCGTATGTTCCTCCTTGTTGTGGGAATGGAGAAAGGCAGTAAGGCACAATATCACGCACTTGAAATCGGTCAGTATTGGTGGAACGCAAAAGGACGGCAAGCCATTGTTGCCATTCCACGCACATTGGGCAGATATGTTGATACCTTTTCTTACTATACCCCTATGGCTATCCGTAACGACAATGAAGCCTACCGATATGCAGCCTATTCGCAGATATATCCTAAATTCAAGGTTACAGACACACTCCGCAGGAATGGATTTGAGGATGATTTTCACGATATAGCCCCGACAATATTCATTCCTGCATTGCTTTCTGACAGCCGGGCTGAAACATTGATGAAAGCAGGACGAATGGGGCATTTACGCTATTTCCTCAACAACAATTCGACATTTGACGCTTGTTGGCAGTCCTACAAAGTTGCCACTCGCAACGGCTATGAGATAGAGGATATTTCTCTATGGTGCGACTATGTGGATATGCTCCGCAGATTGAATAAAGACATACACAGCCCGAAGTATGTTTGCCCCACCGACCTGCATAGGGAACACGACCTAAGACAAAGCGAACTCCGCAGACAAAGGGAAAAGGAAGAAAAGGCGGCGAAACGCAAAAAGGCAATGGAGGAAGAGAAGCGTTTCCACGAACTCAAATCCAAGTTCTTCGGTATCTGTTTCACGGACGGCACAATCCAAGTTCACGTATTGGAGAGTGTGCAGGAACATTTGGAGGAAGGAGTATCAATGCACCATTGCGTGTTCGACAATGCTTACTATCTCAAAGAAAACTCTCTTATCCTTTCGGCAACCATTGAGGGCAGACGGATAGAAACGATTGAGGTCAATCTGGACACGCTCAAAGTGGTGCAAAGTCGTGGAGTGTGCAACAAGAATACGGAGTATCACGAACAGATAGTGAACCTTGTTAATGCTAATCGAGAACTAATAAGCCGAAGAATGAAAGCAACTGCATGA